Proteins found in one Octopus sinensis unplaced genomic scaffold, ASM634580v1 Contig13666, whole genome shotgun sequence genomic segment:
- the LOC115229763 gene encoding LOW QUALITY PROTEIN: phospholipid-transporting ATPase IC-like (The sequence of the model RefSeq protein was modified relative to this genomic sequence to represent the inferred CDS: substituted 1 base at 1 genomic stop codon), which yields MIEHKHGMKVSGEEYASASNRYVEMACKGEDNPMNAKEDAMVESDVGEYDIGDLNICLNLKCTRLIHKIAAFIKRVLEKTGHWQIARVFPLTMAMDILLVKYRCSHGSRLIPGISSLSPLTTIFPLFIVISLSAIKDIYDDYVRHKNDDEVNNRHCLIFRDGEYSPVKWRDVVVGDILRLSSEEKVETNLKTRNALPSTVQKFASSNLDDYLLKVSSELPNKILDKYEGTLQMQDDSIFSLSNENVVLRGCVIRNTANVVGMVIFTGCDTKIMMNSGKLRLKRTHLDMYVNTVIMQCNHSKVYFIFLLFCYYYECHNPDFSLCEVCFNIHFRSVEFIRFWQSLFINWDLRMCDSNTGTFAKARSTNLIEELGQIQYIFSDKTGTLTQSRKNGIIEIEVNGTSLYFEILAILDFDNFRKRMSVVVRRNGKITLFSKGADTTIFQHYRTTLKCNSXCNLEDFACSGLRTLCFAYKEIKIEDWNRWFSDYSAASLSLTDRSGMINHCIMELEKDLILLGATGIEDRLQDNVADTISSITAAKIRIWVLTGDKLVICCRVTPLQKSQVVCLIKKHKKAITLSIGDGANDVSMIKGVARVEFTLAADIGVGISGKEGRQAVLASDYSISQFCFLKYLLLYHGRLSYFRMSAFLSYFFYKSFSFAFAQFIYAFFSAFSAQVWRFCDFVDLLSCYFYGNLQFGLYFGSRACHGYSGQGILCSIIFLDVLNPEMATDPKLYDSGLRNRLFNKKIFFLSAFEGCVTSLVITLFTYLAFNDGVDLSGKTIDDLYTVQHVGMTLLTFVVTFRVFLDI from the exons ATGATCGAACACAAGCACGGAATGAAGGTATCTGGTGAAGAATACGCTTCTGCTTCCAACCGGTATGTGGAGATGGCATGCAAAGGTGAAGACAACCCAATGAATGCTAAAGAAGATGCAATGGTTGAATCAGATGTG GGAGAGTACGATATCGGAGATTTGAACATCTGCCTAAACCTGAAGTGCACAAGATTAATTCATAAAATAGCTGCATT cATAAAACGTGTATTAGAGAAAACTggtcattggcagatagccagagtatttCCTCTGACTATGGCTATGGATATTCTTTTGGttaaataccggtgctcacacgggtcgcGG tTAATTCCGGGAATATCGTCATTATCTCCACTTACAACAATATTTCCCCTATTTATTGTGATTAGTCTGTCtgctataaaagatatatatgacgATTACGTGAGGCATAAGAACGATGACGAAGTCAATAACCGACATTGTTTAATTTTCCGTGATGGAGAATATTCCCCTGTAAAGTGGAGAGATGTGGTAGTGGGTGATATTCTCAGACTCTCAAGTGAAGAGAAAGT AGAAACAAACTTGAAGACTCGAAATGCTCTTCCTTCCACTGTTCAGAAGTTCGCTTCTTCTAATTTGGATGATTACCTTCTAAAAGTGTCATCAGAACTGCCAAATAAAATACTTGACAAATACGAAGGAACTCTTCAAATGCAAGACGATTCCATATTTTCATTAAGCAACGAAAATGTGGTTCTTCGTGGTTGCGTAATTCGGAACACTGCTAATGTAGTTGGAATGGTTATTTTCACTGGATGTGACACAAAAATTATGATGAACTCTGGAAAACTCCGTTTAAAGCGGACACATCTTGATATGTACGTCAATACAGTCATCATGCAG TGCAATCACAGTAAAgtctattttatctttcttctcttttgttattattatgaatgcCATAATCCCGATTTCTCTCTATGTGAGGTctgttttaatatccattttcgtAGTGTTGAATTCATTCGTTTTTGGCAGTCACTTTTTATTAACTGGGACTTGAGAATGTGTGATTCTAACACGGGGACTTTCGCCAAAGCCCGAAGCACTAACCTTATTGAGGAATTGGGGCAGATTCAGTATATTTTCAGCGACAAGACCGGCACCCTAACTCAA AGTCGAAAGAATGGTATAATTGAAATCGAAGTCAACGGGACTTCACTTTATTTCGAAATATTGGCAATCCTTGACTTTGACAATTTCCGAAAAAGAATGTCTGTTGTAGTCCGTAGAAATGGGAAAATCACGTTATTCTCGAAAGGAGCCGACACTACGATATTTCAG CACTACAGAACAACACTTAAATGTAATAGTTAATGTAATTTGGAGGACTTTGCTTGTTCTGGACTCAGGACTCTTTGCTTTGCCTATAAGGAGATTAAAATAGAGGATTGGAATCGATGGTTTAGTGACTATTCTGCTGCCAGTTTGTCTTTGACTGACAGATCTGGGATGATAAATCACTGTATCATGGAACTAGAGAAGGACCTGATTCTTTTGGGTGCCACGGGAATCGAGGACAGATTACAAGACAACGTGGCCGATACTATTTCGTCAATTACTGCTGCAAAAATTAGAATTTGGGTACTCACGGGAGACAAATTGG TGATTTGCTGCAGAGTCACGCCCCTACAAAAGTCACAAGTAGTCTGCTTGatcaaaaaacacaagaaagcgATAACACTTTCTATCGGAGATGGGGCCAATGATGTCAGCATGATCAAAGGTGTTGCGAGAGTTGAATTTACTTTAGCTGCCGATATTGGAGTTGGTATATCTGGTAAGGAAGGAAGACAGGCAGTGTTAgcttcagattattctatcagcCAATTCTGCTTTCTCAAGTATCTCCTCTTGTATCATGGACGTCTCTCATATTTTCGGATGTCAgcttttttgtcatattttttctACAAGAGTTTCAGTTTTGCATTTGCCCAGttcatttatgcatttttttccGCCTTCAGTGCTCAAGTCTGGAGGTTTTGTGATTTTGTAGATCTTCTATCATGTTATTTTTATGGCAACCTACAATTTGGTTTATACTTCGGTTCCCGTGCTTGTCATGGCTATTCTGGACAAGGTATATTGTGCTCAATTATCTTTCTGGATGTTCTTAACCCAGAAATGGCCACTGATCCAAAATTGTACGATTCAGGTCTAAGAAATCGGctctttaacaaaaaaatattttttctgtcgGCATTTGAGGGCTGTGTGACTTCACTGGTTATCACTCTCTTCACATACCTTGCCTTCAATGACGGGGTCGATTTAAGCGGGAAAACAATAGATGATCTCTACACAGTTCAACACGTGGGAATGACTTTACTCACTTTCGTGGTCACATTTAGAGTTTTTTTGGATATTTGA
- the LOC115229764 gene encoding zinc finger BED domain-containing protein 5-like has translation MSKELKFHSKDQMENISAPIVFWTHSGINSVKLKRSNLLFHEGPVKKLDFWHLLDESFVGDNAEEVEKVSYLVARCGEAHTIAENLIKPCSKKIIECIYGEQMSKKLDLVPLSNNTISRRIQELSKNIETQLLIRLNNSNGFAIQIDESTDVEGLAVLLVFVRYPFDDIIEEDMLMSESLESNTIKNYFFAKNINWNKCVDVCSDGAKCMIGKISGFVPRFSIYTSTKTKYRNKLNASADMRIQLSTITPNVTQLCYDKKLPQCSH, from the exons ATGTCAAAGGAGTTGAAATTTCACTCAAAGGACCAGATGGAAAATATATCTGCTCCGATCGTGTTCTGGACGCACTCAGGAATCAACTCAGTCAAGTTAAAGAGGTCGAATCTACTGTTTCACGAAGGACCTGTGAAAAAACTTGACTTTTGGCATTTGTTGGATGAATCTTTTGTGGGAGATAACGCAGAAGAGGTCGAAAAG gTGAGTTATCTTGTAGCACGTTGTGGAGAGGCACAtacaattgccgaaaatcttataAAGCCATGTTCAAAAAAAATCATCGAGTGTATTTATGGCGAACAAATGTCTAAGAAACTGGATCTTGTTCCTTTGTCAAATAATACTATTTCAAGGCGAATTCAGGAACTTTCGAAAAATATTGAAACACAGTTACTAATTCGTTTGAATAATTCGAATGGTTTCGCTATTCAAATTGATGAATCTACTGATGTTGAAGGATTGGCAGTTTTATTGGTTTTCGTTCGATACCCTTTTGACGATATTATTGAAGAAGACATGTTAATGAGCGAATCGTTGGAGAGTAAcactattaaaaattatttttttgcaaaaaacataAATTGGAATAAATGTGTGGATGTTTGTAGCGATGGAGCTAAATGTATGATCGGAAAAATTTCCGGATTTGTACCAAGGTTTTCAATATATACATccaccaaaacaaaatatagaaataaacttaATGCTTCCGCTGATATGAGGATACAGTTGTCAACAATAACTCCTAACGTTACACAACTATGCTATGATAAAAAATTACCTCAATGTTcacattaa
- the LOC115229765 gene encoding methylated-DNA--protein-cysteine methyltransferase-like — translation MQDLTNLKFEEQVYKITKQIPIGKVSTYKLVAETLGRPKAFRAVGQALKKNPYAPAVPCHRVIKSDFSLGGFNGNLSGPFLQKKIELLKSEGVSFLNGKVNSKFVHDFKD, via the coding sequence ATGCAAGACCttacaaatttaaaatttgagGAGCAAGTATATAAAATAACTAAGCAAATACCAATTGGAAAAGTGTCAACATATAAATTAGTTGCTGAGACTCTTGGACGCCCTAAAGCTTTCCGTGCAGTTGGACAAGCGTTGAAAAAGAACCCATATGCACCCGCAGTTCCATGCCATCGTGTTATTAAATCCGACTTTTCATTGGGGGGATTTAATGGAAATCTCAGTGGACCATTTCTTCAAAAAAAGATAGAACTTTTAAAATCCGAAGGAGTATCGTTTTTAAATGGTAAAGTAAACTCTAAATTTGTTCATGATTTTAAAGATTGA